A region from the Lycium barbarum isolate Lr01 chromosome 8, ASM1917538v2, whole genome shotgun sequence genome encodes:
- the LOC132606204 gene encoding SUN domain-containing protein 4-like, with the protein MQKSRRALLQRRALEKAVYGRNRVYKVSLSAIAVLWALVFLLNLWIGHGDVNEDGAGDFSVSLTSCAENKPQYDRGTCAALPITESSSQEIQVEDSAKNSCTQAEKSQVTNGVSLDVLHDSHPVPAIQEQASASKSDRFARAVPPGLDEFKNKAFNAKNQHKVGQAGGILHRLEPGGSEYNYASASKGAKVLAYNKEAKGASNILSRDKDKYLRNPCSAEEKFVVIELSEETLVDTVEVANFEHHSSNLKDFKLLGSPIYPTDTWIKLGNFTAGNVRQGQTFLLPEPKWVRYLKLDLLSHYGSEFYCTLSILEVYGVDAVEIMLEDLISEQDKLFVPEQTSSEEKPVPTQHVSNQGQTFQNVDDEMEKDQAVGKADIKTIDVHDPVEEIRHQQVNRMPGDSLKILMKKVRSLDINLSVLERYLKELNSRYGKIFKDFDSEMGEKDVLLQNIRSDIRGLSRSKDAIGKEVVDLVSWKSRVSTQLEDIVKGNAILRMEVERVKRNQVHMENKGIVILLICSFFGLLALIRLLVDTVLSNYRSENSRKFCSESYSWYFLLLSSTFTIIILSL; encoded by the exons ATGCAGAAATCACGTAGGGCTCTTCTGCAACGAAGAGCTTTGGAGAAGGCAGTTTACGGGAGGAATCGTGTTTATAAAGTTTCTCTTTCTGCAATTGCTGTTCTGTGGGCGCTTGTTTTCCTTTTGAACTTGTGGATCGGTCATGGTGATGTTAATGAAG ATGGAGCTGGAGATTTTTCTGTTTCTCTAACATCATGTGCTGAAAATAAACCTCAATATGATAGAGGCACTTGTGCTGCTTTGCCCATTACTGAAAGTTCATCACAGGAAATCCAAGTTGAAGATTCAGCCAAAAATTCATGTACACAGGCGGAGAAAAGTCAAGTTACCAATGGAGTATCACTGGATGTTTTGCATGACAGCCACCCTGTTCCTGCAATTCAAGAACAAGCTAGCGCTTCAAAATCTGACAGATTTGCTCGTGCTGTGCCTCCAGGTCTTGATGAATTCAAAAACAAGGCATTTAACGCCAAAAATCAGCACAAAGTTGGCCAGGCCGGAGGAATTCTACATAGGTTAGAGCCTGGAGGATCGGAGTATAATTATGCTTCTGCTTCAAAAGGAGCCAAAGTCCTAGCTTACAATAAGGAAGCAAAAGGTGCTTCCAACATCTTGAGCAGAGATAAGGACAAATACCTTCGTAATCCTTGCTCAGCAGAAGAGAAGTTTGTTGTCATCGAACTGTCTGAAGAAACCCTTGTGGATACAGTAGAGGTTGCAAATTTTGAACATCACTCGTCTAACCTAAAAGATTTTAAGCTCCTTGGTAGTCCCATTTATCCTACAGACACATGGATCAAACTTGGAAATTTTACCGCTGGAAATGTAAGGCAAGGTCAAACTTTTCTTCTTCCAGAACCAAAATGGGTAAGATATCTTAAATTGGATCTTTTGAGCCATTATGGTTCAGAGTTCTACTGTACCCTGAGCATTTTGGAGGTGTACGGAGTTGATGCTGTTGAAATTATGCTTGAGGATCTGATCTCTGAACAAGATAAGTTGTTTGTACCCGAACAAACTAGTAGTGAGGAGAAGCCTGTGCCCACTCAACATGTTTCTAATCAAGGTCAAACTTTTCAAAATGTTGATGACGAAATGGAAAAGGATCAAGCTGTTGGAAAAGCTGATATTAAGACAATTGATGTCCATGACCCAGTGGAAGAAATTCGTCATCAACAGGTAAATAGGATGCCCGGGGACAGTCTGAAGATACTGATGAAAAAAGTGCGATCTCTTGATATAAATTTGTCTGTTTTGGAACGATATCTGAAAGAGTTAAATTCTAGATATGGCAAGATTTTCAAAGACTTCGATTCCGAAATGGGAGAAAAAGATGTTCTTCTTCAAAACATCAGATCAGACATAAGGGGTTTATCCCGAAGCAAGGATGCCATA GGTAAAGAAGTTGTCGACCTAGTATCATGGAAATCCCGCGTTTCCACACAGCTGGAAGACATTGTCAAGGGAAATGCTATTCTCAG GATGGAGGTGGAAAGGGTTAAAAGGAATCAGGTACACATGGAGAACAAAGGAATTGTTATTCTTCTTATATGTTCATTTTTTGGATTATTGGCTCTTATCAGGCTACTAGTAGATACAGTTTTGAGTAATTATAGGTCAGAAAATTCCAGGAAATTTTGTTCAGAGAGTTACTCCTGGTATTTCCTTCTCTTGAGTTCTACCTTTACTATTATAATCCTTTCCTTGTAA